A window from Myxococcus fulvus encodes these proteins:
- a CDS encoding uracil phosphoribosyltransferase, with translation MRDTLYANVPFKLNEMTHHYGPNVHLVGNPFLLSQLATLCAKGVIQPQINRLVETLYIDLVKTVVNAEFPRKMVSLPTRMIDSTPQGLYQGEVIDPQVRVVTVNIARAGTLPSQVTYDLLNATVDPTVVRQDHIIMSRMIDAAEAVVGSQIGGAKIGGDVDDAFVLFPDPMGATGGSLSTAITLYKDKVPGTPRRIITLNLIVTPEYLRRMTTDHPDVIIYALRLDRGLSPPEVFGTAPGALWEKERGLDDRQYIVPGGGGFGEIMNNAYV, from the coding sequence ATGCGCGACACCCTGTACGCGAACGTGCCCTTCAAGCTGAACGAGATGACCCACCACTATGGACCCAACGTCCACCTGGTGGGCAATCCGTTCCTGCTCTCCCAGCTGGCCACCTTGTGCGCCAAGGGCGTCATCCAGCCGCAGATCAACCGGCTGGTGGAGACGCTCTACATCGACCTGGTGAAGACGGTGGTGAACGCGGAGTTCCCCCGGAAGATGGTGAGCCTGCCCACCCGGATGATCGACTCCACGCCGCAGGGGCTCTACCAGGGCGAGGTCATCGACCCGCAAGTGCGGGTGGTGACGGTGAACATCGCGAGGGCGGGCACGCTGCCGTCGCAGGTGACGTACGACCTGCTCAACGCGACGGTGGACCCGACGGTGGTGCGCCAGGACCACATCATCATGAGCCGGATGATCGACGCGGCCGAGGCCGTGGTGGGCTCGCAGATCGGCGGCGCGAAGATTGGCGGGGACGTGGATGACGCGTTCGTGCTCTTCCCGGACCCGATGGGCGCCACGGGTGGCAGCCTGTCCACGGCGATTACCCTCTACAAGGACAAGGTGCCCGGCACCCCCCGGCGCATCATCACCCTGAACCTCATCGTCACGCCGGAGTACCTGCGGCGCATGACGACGGACCACCCGGACGTCATCATCTACGCGCTGCGGTTGGACCGGGGGCTGTCCCCGCCGGAGGTGTTCGGCACGGCGCCGGGCGCGCTCTGGGAGAAGGAGCGGGGCCTGGATGACAGGCAGTACATCGTCCCCGGAGGCGGCGGCTTCGGGGAGATCATGAACAACGCCTACGTGTAG
- the hpt gene encoding hypoxanthine phosphoribosyltransferase, whose product MAFYEQEVGVLIPEDKLQARVKELGAQITRDYAGKELTLVCVLKGSTFFAMDLARAVDLPLTLEFLGVSSYQGGTETTGEVRITTDVSKPMAGKHLLIIEDIIDTGLTMSFLLENLRARHPASLKLCSLLEKPSRARTKIDIDYKGFVIDDLFVVGYGLDFAEKLRNVPFIGVMKGK is encoded by the coding sequence TTGGCGTTCTACGAGCAGGAAGTCGGCGTCCTGATTCCCGAGGACAAGCTGCAGGCGCGCGTGAAGGAGCTGGGTGCGCAAATCACCCGGGACTACGCGGGCAAGGAGCTCACCCTCGTCTGTGTGTTGAAGGGCTCCACGTTCTTCGCCATGGACCTGGCGCGCGCGGTGGACCTCCCGCTCACGCTGGAGTTCCTGGGCGTGTCCAGCTACCAGGGCGGAACGGAGACGACGGGCGAGGTGCGCATCACCACCGACGTCAGCAAGCCGATGGCGGGCAAGCACCTGCTCATCATCGAGGACATCATCGACACGGGGCTCACCATGAGCTTCCTGTTGGAGAACCTCCGCGCGCGGCACCCGGCGTCGCTGAAGCTGTGCTCGCTCCTGGAGAAGCCGTCGCGGGCGCGCACGAAGATCGACATCGACTACAAGGGCTTCGTCATCGACGACCTCTTCGTCGTCGGCTACGGCCTGGACTTCGCGGAGAAGCTGCGCAACGTGCCGTTCATCGGCGTGATGAAGGGCAAGTAG
- the aqpZ gene encoding aquaporin Z: MRSPTDRRTPAAVSAGMNDGMRKYMAEFIGTFVLVLGGVGAAVLAGDRIGFLGVSFAFGLSLLAMVYAIGPISGCHVNPAVTLGLTLAGKFENKHILGYVVAQCLGAVLAAGVVLLIAKGVPGGYQASVAGLGSNGYGVASPEGYGAGAAFLAEVALTFLLVLTVLGATDARAPVGFAGLAIGLVLTLIHLVGIPVTNTSVNPARSLGPAVFAGGQALGQLWMFIIAPLLGGGLAAAVYRSVFAPAAAISARTAERSLDAERVERIAQDRSRTRSPV, encoded by the coding sequence ATGCGTTCGCCGACGGACAGGAGGACCCCGGCTGCGGTGTCAGCCGGGATGAATGACGGGATGCGGAAGTACATGGCCGAGTTCATCGGGACGTTCGTCCTGGTGCTCGGCGGCGTGGGGGCGGCCGTGCTGGCGGGGGACCGCATCGGTTTCCTGGGCGTGTCGTTCGCCTTCGGCCTGTCCTTGCTGGCCATGGTGTATGCGATTGGCCCCATCTCCGGCTGCCACGTGAATCCGGCGGTGACGTTGGGGCTGACGCTGGCGGGCAAGTTCGAGAACAAGCACATCCTGGGCTATGTGGTGGCGCAGTGTCTGGGCGCGGTGCTGGCGGCGGGCGTGGTGCTGCTCATCGCCAAGGGCGTGCCCGGGGGCTACCAGGCGTCGGTGGCGGGGCTGGGCTCCAACGGGTACGGCGTCGCGTCTCCGGAAGGGTATGGCGCGGGGGCGGCGTTCCTGGCGGAGGTGGCGCTGACGTTCCTGCTGGTGCTGACGGTGCTGGGCGCGACGGACGCGCGGGCGCCGGTGGGCTTCGCGGGGCTGGCGATTGGCCTGGTGCTGACGCTCATCCATCTGGTGGGCATCCCCGTGACGAACACCTCCGTGAACCCCGCGCGCAGCCTGGGGCCGGCCGTCTTCGCGGGCGGACAGGCGCTGGGGCAGCTGTGGATGTTCATCATCGCGCCGCTCCTGGGCGGGGGGCTCGCGGCGGCGGTGTACCGCTCCGTGTTCGCGCCGGCCGCGGCCATCTCCGCGCGCACGGCGGAGCGCTCGCTGGATGCCGAGCGGGTGGAGCGCATCGCCCAGGACCGGAGCCGCACGCGCTCGCCGGTGTGA
- a CDS encoding LysE family translocator: protein MPARAWLRDDGAEFSNMLFEPTRLSAFLLAGLVLNLTPGPDTMYVLARSMGQGRSAGFVSALGICVGCLFHIAAAALGLSALLATSAMAFLVVKWVGALYLVWMGVQMLRSKRGPDAVQALAPTSLGRIFRDGVVTNVLNPKVALFFLAFLPQFVDPARGDAGLQFVLLGLLFDVTGTLWLCFIAAVAGAFGGWLRKSPRFAVWQQRVTGGVFVALGARLALQERT from the coding sequence GTGCCTGCCCGCGCCTGGCTCCGGGACGATGGAGCGGAGTTCTCCAACATGCTCTTCGAGCCGACGCGCCTCTCGGCCTTCCTCCTGGCGGGGCTGGTCCTCAACCTCACCCCGGGCCCCGACACGATGTATGTGCTGGCGAGGAGCATGGGGCAGGGCCGCTCGGCGGGCTTCGTCTCCGCGCTGGGCATCTGCGTGGGCTGCCTGTTCCACATCGCCGCGGCGGCCCTGGGGTTGTCGGCCCTGCTCGCCACCTCCGCGATGGCGTTCCTGGTGGTGAAGTGGGTGGGCGCGCTCTACCTCGTGTGGATGGGCGTGCAGATGCTGCGCAGCAAGCGAGGGCCCGACGCGGTCCAGGCGCTGGCGCCCACGAGCCTGGGGCGCATCTTCCGCGACGGCGTCGTGACCAACGTGCTCAACCCGAAGGTGGCGCTGTTCTTCCTCGCCTTCCTGCCGCAGTTCGTGGACCCGGCGCGTGGCGACGCGGGGCTCCAGTTCGTGCTGCTCGGGCTGTTGTTCGATGTGACGGGGACGCTGTGGCTGTGCTTCATCGCGGCCGTGGCGGGCGCGTTCGGCGGGTGGCTGCGCAAGAGCCCGCGCTTCGCCGTGTGGCAGCAGCGCGTGACGGGCGGCGTGTTCGTCGCGCTCGGCGCGAGGCTCGCGCTCCAGGAGCGCACGTAG
- a CDS encoding site-2 protease family protein, which produces MDRAALLFWLWMLFFTVNALWALSQAAVASSFGVRPTLVKLGVGPRLFTLSLGGIQWAMRPLVPLGSAVSFEDPTQDAASSKVPEDNRLRQLPVALHAATIVLPWVVLVGVAMACLGPGEGLRHFVSGFALPFQVSLLPERIERFVALLRDGEPLRAWGLLSAKVAAANLLPLPVLAGGSLVMLPWRNQRERVPVWAASLNLLMMAFALPWACYVVYLLGAAVLR; this is translated from the coding sequence ATGGACCGCGCCGCCCTGCTCTTCTGGCTCTGGATGCTCTTCTTCACCGTCAACGCGCTGTGGGCGCTGAGTCAGGCGGCCGTGGCCAGCTCGTTCGGCGTGCGGCCCACGCTGGTGAAGCTGGGCGTCGGCCCACGCCTCTTCACCCTGTCGCTCGGGGGCATCCAGTGGGCAATGCGGCCCCTGGTCCCCCTCGGCAGCGCGGTGAGCTTCGAGGACCCGACGCAGGACGCGGCGTCCTCGAAGGTCCCCGAGGACAACCGGCTGCGCCAGCTGCCCGTCGCGCTGCACGCGGCCACCATCGTGCTGCCCTGGGTCGTGCTCGTCGGGGTCGCCATGGCCTGCCTGGGCCCCGGTGAGGGCCTGCGCCACTTCGTCAGCGGTTTCGCCCTGCCCTTCCAGGTCTCGCTCCTCCCGGAGCGCATCGAGCGCTTCGTCGCCCTGCTGCGCGACGGCGAGCCGCTGCGCGCGTGGGGCCTGCTCAGCGCCAAGGTGGCCGCCGCCAACCTGCTGCCGCTGCCGGTGCTCGCGGGCGGCTCGCTCGTCATGCTCCCGTGGCGCAACCAACGCGAGCGCGTGCCCGTCTGGGCCGCCAGCCTGAATCTGCTGATGATGGCCTTCGCGCTGCCCTGGGCCTGCTACGTCGTCTACCTGCTCGGCGCCGCCGTCCTCCGCTGA
- a CDS encoding GNAT family N-acetyltransferase, whose amino-acid sequence MPTRGTSRRPAARERATPRRPEGGQTLTFHAVDETRWVDFARLFERRGGPSYCWCMVWRAQGEEARRAGRVERKAAMRKRVKQGTPIGLLGYLGDEPVAWCSLAPRDTYRKGLGGLDAPEDAPGSVWSLTCLFIAREARGQGMTRQLIEAAIAHARKEGAKVLEAYPVDPESPSYRFMGFVGSYEALGFQAVGREGSRRHVYRYALGPKRRTRKVASPP is encoded by the coding sequence ATGCCCACGCGAGGAACCTCACGACGACCCGCTGCCCGCGAACGCGCCACGCCCCGACGTCCGGAGGGTGGGCAGACGCTCACCTTCCACGCGGTGGACGAGACGCGCTGGGTGGACTTCGCCCGGCTGTTCGAGCGTCGAGGCGGCCCCAGCTACTGCTGGTGCATGGTTTGGCGCGCGCAAGGGGAGGAGGCACGACGGGCGGGGCGCGTGGAGCGCAAGGCCGCCATGCGCAAGCGCGTGAAGCAGGGGACGCCCATCGGGCTGTTGGGCTACCTCGGTGACGAGCCGGTGGCGTGGTGCTCGCTCGCGCCTCGGGACACGTATCGCAAGGGCCTTGGAGGGCTCGACGCGCCGGAGGACGCCCCGGGCAGCGTGTGGTCCCTGACGTGTCTGTTCATCGCGCGTGAGGCGCGAGGGCAGGGCATGACACGCCAGCTCATCGAGGCGGCCATCGCGCATGCGCGAAAAGAGGGCGCGAAGGTGCTCGAGGCCTACCCCGTGGACCCGGAGTCACCGAGCTATCGCTTCATGGGCTTCGTCGGCAGCTACGAGGCGCTGGGGTTCCAGGCGGTGGGGCGCGAGGGCAGTCGCCGCCATGTCTATCGGTACGCGCTCGGTCCGAAGCGGCGGACCCGCAAGGTCGCGAGTCCGCCATAG